In Zunongwangia sp. HGR-M22, the sequence AAATACATTTTCTCTTAATTTTCATGATAATCTAAATGATGTTACGTACGATAAAGAAAATGATACCGGAAAAAGAGAAGCTAAGTTTAAAAAGGATAGGGGTATCCGACTCAGTAACCGTTTGTTTTGGAATGCGAATACAGCTATAATCGATAATATTGAATTTAATACTGGATTTTCTTATGCTAAGCAACATTCTTATAAACAATTTTTTTTAAATAACGGAGGGAAGGTTATACCTACTGCTTTAGAAACTAGTTTATATACTGGTAATTATACTCCTGTTTCTTATTTGTCTGTTAAAGAAGTTTTTGGCCAACCGCTAAATTTAAATACTAAAGTATCGCTTAGGAAATCTTTTAGTAACAAAAGATTAAGTCATAATTTATCGGCAGGTTTCAATTTTAGTTATAGTGATAATAAAGGTAAAGGATCAAGTTTTGATCCCGACGAAGCTTATTCTGATCTTACTATTGAAAATGGAGGTACTGGAGATGTAGGTTTTAGACCAGCTTCTTATAGAAATTTAGTGACTCCACGGAAGAATTACGGAGTATATTTTCAAGATAACAGCACCTATACTTTTGCAAATGGGCACGATTTATTTGCCAATATTGGTTTACGGTATGATAATCAAAATGGATTCTCAAGTATTAGCCCGCGTATAAATTTCGGGTACGAATTATCTAGAAAGTGGAGTATAAGAGGCGGTATAGGTTTCGCTTCTAAAGCACCATCACTTTCACAAATTTTCCCAAGTGATAAATACTACGATTATTTAATTAGAGATATCCGAACCAATGATTATGCGTTTAATTTAATACAAACCTATAAAATTGCTATTGACAAATTAGATTTAGAACCTTCTAAAATTTGGAAGTACGAGCTGGGAACTAATTACAACGCTAATTTTGCTAATTTCAGTCTAACCGCTTATTACAATCGAACTTTTGATGGTATTGTTGGGGTTAAGCAATTAGTAAATTTTGATTATCCTGAAGTCGAATTTACGTATCCCGAAGATAATAACGCTCCAGACTATAATGTAACAGGGTATTCTAATCGGGTAGAAACTTATAGTTTGCCACAAAATTCTCAAGAAACAACAGATGCTGGGATAGAGTTTTTTGCAACCTTCAAGAAAATTGAAGCGATCAATACCTCGTTTAGTTTTTCAGGAAGATATGTATATACCGAAAATAACTCTTTCGATGAAATCATAACCTCTAATTCAGATCAAGCAAATACGGCTGTTCCATTTGGCCTTTTTAAAAGTTTTCCTTCTAAATCAGACGATTTGAAATTACGAGGTACCGCAAGTTATCATCTATCTGAATTAGGCTTGTTAATTTCGCTAACGGCAGAACAGTTTACGCGAAGAACCACTTATGCTACAATAGAATCAATTTATCCGTTTGCTTATATAAATGGGAATGGAGATCGTATTCCTATAACAGACGCGAATCGAGATAATCAAGAGTTTGAAGGTTTACTTAAAAACCCATCAGATTCTAGAGATAGAGTCACGCATCTTTATCATAATTTTCATTTAAGACTTACAAAAGAATTTGAAAACAATTTAAGTCTATCGATGTATGTTACCAACTTTTTAAATTATCAACCCCTGGTAGCTACTGGAAATCATGAGGGCTTACAAAATGAACCTATAAGTTTCGGAGCGCAAATTAATTATCAATTCTAATCTAAATATATAATCAATGAGAAAGTTTTATTTGTTAGGCCTTATTGGTCTGTTCTTTTTATCGTGTAGTGACGACGATAATTTCATAAATGTCGTTTCACATCAATTTACCGTAGACCTTGGTACAGATGAAGATAATAAACCGGCAGAAGAAGCTACAATTTCTTTAGAAAACGTAGAAGATGGCAAAACTTATAATATAACAACTAATGCTTCAGGAAATGCTACAATAGAAGTAGTTCCGGGAACTTATAATGTCAATGTAAGTAAGCAGTATACGGCAGCAGAATATGAAGCATTTTCTGGCAAAGAAGTTACTAACGAGGTAATATTTAATGGTAGTTTATCTAATGTAAGTATTTCAGAAACAAACACCACTACCGAAATTTCTTTAGTGACGGGACAAATTGGAGATTTAGTGTTTAAGCAAATCTACTTTTCGGGATCAGATGTAAAAAGAGGCGCTTTATACCGTGATCAGTTTGTAGAAATTCATAATAATTCTAATAAAACTATTTATTTAGATGGTTTGTATTTTGCTCAGGTAAAAGGACAAAATAGTATTAGTTCTACTATTCGAGATTATAACTTGCCTAATGGACAGTACGATTGGAGCCAATCTATTAACCAACAAGATCCTGACAATGCGAACACAGCTTATGTATATGCTGAAGAAGTATTACAAATTCCGGGTAGTGGAGAAGAATATCCATTAGCATCAGGACAAAGTGTAATTATTGCAGCTACTGCAGTAAATCATAAAGCACCATTAAATACAGTCGACAGTGATGGAGAACCGGTAACTTATGAAGTAGAAGATCCATCATTAACGGTAGATTTAAGTCAGGCTCCTTTTGAAGCTTTTTATCAGGATTATTTTGCCTCTACCGGCGGAAATGGAATCGACTCTGATATTGATAATCCAAACTCAACAAATTTAAATATCGTTTTTAAAACTTTTAAAGGGAATGATCTAATATTAGATGTTTTTGGTCGTGAAGCATTGGTGATTTTTCGAGCTAACGATGATGAATACCAAGCAATTAATACCGTGCCATTACCTTCTGTAAATGATGATGGATTTGATGAAGAAACTTCAACATATATGCAAATACCTGTAGAATATGTTTTAGACGGGGTAGAAATACAAAATACAGATCCTGCTAAACCAAAACCACCAAGATTGCCAAATAGTGTAGATGCAGGGCAAATAGCAACGATTAGCGGAAAATACTCTTCAGAATCGGTAATCCGTAAGGTGAAATCTGAAAAGGATGGAAAAGTATTCTATCAAGACACGAATAACAGTAGTAACGATTTTGAAGTATCAGAAAAACCAATTGTAGAAATTACAACCACTTTTTAAATGAAACGGTATCGTTTTTTACGAATATGTATAGTAATGTGTTGTGTAAATCTAGGAACGCTTAGCGCTCAAGAATTTACACCGGCGGGAAATACTTTTTTTTCTGATATTTTAACTGCTGAAAAAGTTAATCCATTTAATTATTTGTATTTGCCGGTAAAAAACTATACCGAAACAGGATTATTCTATACTGCAGAAGGAGGGGATTTTAAAGATGCTAGAATCCCTTCCCAAATGCAGGATTTTGGTTTACAAACTCAAGGGATTTTTAAGAATGAAAGCGGAATTTTATTTTATGGTGATTTATCGATAACCAAATCGTACTATAAAAACTTGAAATGGAACTTAAGTTACCAGCTTCCGGAAAACGGACTTATGGAAGATCCGCATTATTTTGGGGTGGCCAGACCCGGTAATTGGAGTAATCAAGATTACGATATTAATGGAGGAATTGTATTTCCTATAAATAATAAATGGCATGCGTTAGCTGAAGTAAATTACCATCTCTTTAATAAATACAGGAACGATAGAGATCCTCGTGATCAGATAACTTTTAATGAATTAGTTTTTAATGCAGGGCTTAATTATCAAATTACTCCATCTCAATATTTAAGTCTAAAGGCAATTTATGGGGCTACCGATGTAAGCAATAAAACAAATTATACCAATAGCGGTAACGATTCACCAAAAAATTATAGACAGTATATTAAGTGGATAACAGGCTATGGTTCATTTTCAAATCCATTTTGGACATCTACCATGCGTAATTATCATCAGGCAGGTATTACTCTTGGATATACACTGGAGAATGAAATTTACACTATAAATATAGATGTTGGGTATCTTCAGAAAAAACAAGACACTTATAAGAAAAATAACGTAGTTAATAAACACAAAGAAGAAGAGTTTTTTGCAGAATACGAGCCTAAAACCTATTCTTTGGATGCCTTACTGCTAAAAAAGCAAACTGAAAATAGTCATTTAAAACTTCAGTTTTCAGGATTGCATACCAAAGCGGGAAATACGCTTACTAATAAAGGCGGGCAATCTTATTCAGCTTCGGTTACAAAAGCCAACTTAATTTTTGGATATTTAAAAACAAAA encodes:
- a CDS encoding TonB-dependent receptor; its protein translation is MRFITLLFILSCTFSYSQSRLSGRVISDENDQVLEGVLISDEESNAWTITNAKGYFSIKISNPQRFELNFKILGKKEQQITQDDIKDFGQILTVRLQDDNLKLDDVTVTAVPKRSKVGSAVVLDDYAVNQRQSFSLSDILQQLLGQEIQPPNFTETKILNLRTAGVSNTNAFGIAYMIDGLQISNDENMQTYDGGSNKGLTKLDNPSNGLDLNTIPASNIEKIEVIAGIPDAEYGNLTTGLIKIDRKAGISPYRVMASLRQGTTQVSLDKGYSLGENAGNLSFSINYLNANNSPTDQLDSYDRLTASAIWTVNSHDKKLRNTFSLNFHDNLNDVTYDKENDTGKREAKFKKDRGIRLSNRLFWNANTAIIDNIEFNTGFSYAKQHSYKQFFLNNGGKVIPTALETSLYTGNYTPVSYLSVKEVFGQPLNLNTKVSLRKSFSNKRLSHNLSAGFNFSYSDNKGKGSSFDPDEAYSDLTIENGGTGDVGFRPASYRNLVTPRKNYGVYFQDNSTYTFANGHDLFANIGLRYDNQNGFSSISPRINFGYELSRKWSIRGGIGFASKAPSLSQIFPSDKYYDYLIRDIRTNDYAFNLIQTYKIAIDKLDLEPSKIWKYELGTNYNANFANFSLTAYYNRTFDGIVGVKQLVNFDYPEVEFTYPEDNNAPDYNVTGYSNRVETYSLPQNSQETTDAGIEFFATFKKIEAINTSFSFSGRYVYTENNSFDEIITSNSDQANTAVPFGLFKSFPSKSDDLKLRGTASYHLSELGLLISLTAEQFTRRTTYATIESIYPFAYINGNGDRIPITDANRDNQEFEGLLKNPSDSRDRVTHLYHNFHLRLTKEFENNLSLSMYVTNFLNYQPLVATGNHEGLQNEPISFGAQINYQF
- a CDS encoding DUF4876 domain-containing protein — encoded protein: MRKFYLLGLIGLFFLSCSDDDNFINVVSHQFTVDLGTDEDNKPAEEATISLENVEDGKTYNITTNASGNATIEVVPGTYNVNVSKQYTAAEYEAFSGKEVTNEVIFNGSLSNVSISETNTTTEISLVTGQIGDLVFKQIYFSGSDVKRGALYRDQFVEIHNNSNKTIYLDGLYFAQVKGQNSISSTIRDYNLPNGQYDWSQSINQQDPDNANTAYVYAEEVLQIPGSGEEYPLASGQSVIIAATAVNHKAPLNTVDSDGEPVTYEVEDPSLTVDLSQAPFEAFYQDYFASTGGNGIDSDIDNPNSTNLNIVFKTFKGNDLILDVFGREALVIFRANDDEYQAINTVPLPSVNDDGFDEETSTYMQIPVEYVLDGVEIQNTDPAKPKPPRLPNSVDAGQIATISGKYSSESVIRKVKSEKDGKVFYQDTNNSSNDFEVSEKPIVEITTTF
- a CDS encoding DUF6850 family outer membrane beta-barrel protein yields the protein MKRYRFLRICIVMCCVNLGTLSAQEFTPAGNTFFSDILTAEKVNPFNYLYLPVKNYTETGLFYTAEGGDFKDARIPSQMQDFGLQTQGIFKNESGILFYGDLSITKSYYKNLKWNLSYQLPENGLMEDPHYFGVARPGNWSNQDYDINGGIVFPINNKWHALAEVNYHLFNKYRNDRDPRDQITFNELVFNAGLNYQITPSQYLSLKAIYGATDVSNKTNYTNSGNDSPKNYRQYIKWITGYGSFSNPFWTSTMRNYHQAGITLGYTLENEIYTINIDVGYLQKKQDTYKKNNVVNKHKEEEFFAEYEPKTYSLDALLLKKQTENSHLKLQFSGLHTKAGNTLTNKGGQSYSASVTKANLIFGYLKTKQEKSRTDLGLGLGFTNSKQKDVLEQSRLEFSFLQPKIYAMKRYKISPNLDFLPKISGQVNISLNHQFNYPNASYFDSIEDKDFFGLTQKLFYEEVTLPNSELFSASNWQTSIDLGFNFNSFKNLDTYFTIGGGYQESFNNLQYFDNITPNRWTVSASLKVYY